Within Wyeomyia smithii strain HCP4-BCI-WySm-NY-G18 chromosome 2, ASM2978416v1, whole genome shotgun sequence, the genomic segment agaacggtttttgtcttactaatgggtgtgcacgcttgcttagatcaacacaagcggcattactgatggtttttgtttttgataatgaatgttCACACTtacttatagcgacactagcggcattattgcctattaagcaaaatttcaaaattatcgttatttttctggtcgatgaaatcgtcatcgagtggcacgtctgtttgtctgtggttttaGGATTGCATCATATTTGCAATCAGAAAATTTTCAGTGAGAATGTGAATCTTGGGAAGCTGTGAATGATAAATGTATTAGAGGATCTTGTAAGAAACTTGATGTCATTGAAGACGAGCGATCCATTGACAAAGATGACCTTCCTTTGATTAAATGGTTTGCAATATCAGACTGTGGTACAAAAGATATTCCTGTAGGATGCGAATAAGAAATGCTCTGCAATAAGGGATTGACGGATAGCGAATTCGTGAGAATAGTTTAAGGAGATGAAGAATCAGGGGACGAATCTGCAGATAATGATGACGATACTGTTGTCAATGAGTCGCCGATTGTAATCAGTTGTAAATGATGTCAATTATGCTGGTGAATCTTGCGATTCCACAATtttacataaacaagcattaaaTTCTTCAAATGTAAATTTTTACTACAGTAAAAATTCCCTGATTATTCTAAAGATTTCTTGACTCATCTtttttttcggcacattttgcattacaggataagtacaacgataccgttaaccacagagccacggaaaccaaggatttttttttcctcaatgAACTGCCTGAAAACTCCACTATTTCGAGTTTCATCCAAGTACTAGACACTTTAGCGTTCGATGTTCTGAGTACAGAAATTGATGAAGTATAAAATTTCAAACTGCGAACTCCGGAACCTCAAGTTAGAATTCTTGGTCCAATGCATCAGTCGGCAGCTGTAGTATGAGCTCCGAAATCTGGAGTCAAGAGTTCTGAAGCTGAAGGACAACATTCGGCGTTCAAAATCCGCAGGTGAAAATTCCAACGTCCAAATATTAAGGTGTCTCAAATCCGGCCATTTGAATCAGAAAGCTGCAGCTGAGGGCACAAGCTGAGTGCCAAGTATCAAAAATGCTTAACCTTAAaaacactaaagtcactttttacgcggtattgATACGAATTGCTGAACTTACGCAGTTTTCAGGCGGCTTtctgaatttacgcggttttttacgaaaTTCACGTGATTTTTCTTCAGTTTATTCGAGTTACCCAAGCCAGTTAAACAACTCTCTTCTTTAGGGTTACCAATCATTTAACAAAGAAAGAGAGAGTGGAAAAAAATACTAAACTTTAGCACTTCAGTGCATCTAATTGATTAACTCTAACCAAGTGTATTTCCTGAAATATCGCaggtataaaaaaatcaaaaaattaaataaaataagacaggctgtcataattctacgtcaaacttGCCGTCAtgtctcatacacaacctcttcaacATTTTTGTTCAAGAACCAAAGTTTGAATGGATGTTTAAATGGATGGCGGCAGCAAAATACACACAATGTTTTAAAACAGAGGCTCGACATCCGTCTAACGAATTCAATTTGTAATGTATACacctcgtcaccttccagcgaagcgttaagtcaccttaattaaaaaaatttcttatcTCAAATTTCTTTAAGCTAAGAAGGCCCAACAAAAAAATCTACCCCGGGCCCCTCAgcacctaaatccggccctgaatgTATAATAATTTAAAGTTCGAAATATTCGaaagtttgaaatattttttttaacaataaaatttgatcCAGCAAAAGAGTGGGCAATTAAGTATACCTATAGATAACATttccaataaattttatttctaaaaaactAAAATTCATTCTTTTGGTACATCCTTCGCGAtgttgtttcaaaatattttgtttgaagTCCAAGAGTAACATTTAGACCTCTAAAACTGGCATTCAGTTTCGCGTTGGTAAATCATCGCCCAATACTTGAAGAGCAGAATTCGAAGTTCAAAAGACAAAAATAAAGTTTGAAAGTTGAATCAAATATCCTCAGGGTAAATCACAGGACCAGCAATTTGATTAACCCGGAGTACAAACAAGATGAACAAACTTCTGTGCTTTGAACTACATAATTCAACTTAAAACAAAAACTCTGACTTTGAGCTGCTTCCCGGAATCTCACCTTTCCTATTTACGAACATTTTCCGTCGATAACTAAACACCTTGGAAGGCTCCTGGCTGTGAGCCTACATAACAAGAGGTGTCAAATTTTTGTGTCTCGTTAGTGCCATTCTAGCGAATAGCAAGCAAGCGAGCAAACAGGGACCAATTGTGCCTTTCCGCTGGAGGTCAACCTTACCATATACCGGGGATGGGAATAATGCACAGTACACTTGTTTGTTCCCGGCGAGGTCCTTTTGTTTCGAAAAAGGCAAATTTTCATACCCATCTGTGTGCACAGGTAGAGGAGCAGGACAGGCCTTCGCAAACAGCCGGTCGTCGGTGAAATGCAATCGAATGATCGCAGGCAAACATGCACCGAGCTTGGCCGACTTCGGCCCAGTCAGGTTGAGGTGTCAaggaaataaatatttgcaaCCATATGAGCAAACTCGGCCTACCTGCTTTCCGGACAGGTGTCGAGAAGTCCTCCAGAAGATCCTGCAGGGTGCGTTTCTGACCCGTTTCGGTACTGGGTGCGACTAGCTTTTGCTGATAGGAGCCATCCTGtgggcagaaaaaaaattgcgaattagaccatttttttactacgagcgcagaaaaaaatactttcaggGTTTAACATTAACAGAAATGTTCTGATAAATATGATTTACGTAAATAAGACCCcagaataaaaattaaagaaGATTTTGGGTAATAAATATTCCAGATCACATTGCATACCTTTTTATAAGCGATcgcaaattaagttttaaaatgaTGTTATTTTAAAcccattttatttattaaagaATTATTTATTCATTATACCATATTAGACATCCCTACTGAGAAACCGAATGAAACGGTTTTCTCAGTTGTGACGCCTAACAGTAGGCAACCACCCGGTTTATGTCGAACTGAATCTCACGGAAACTTTTCTTGGTCCAATTTGAACCCACAATGAAATTCTAAAGCGAACCAAAATTCCACTTACCTCGGCATAACATCGAACTGGAATGTGCTTGAAACCATCCTGGTCCGGGATAGGTTCCATCAGTCTGCGGTTAACGGCCCAAAATTGATCAAACTTATCTACGAATAAAAAGGAAAGCAGAAACAAGTGACAAATACAAACGACCGAAAGATGACTCAATTCTACGAACCGTTGACCAATCCCAGCCAAAGCTGATTGTGATCTTTTTTCTGCATCGCTGAGACAACCTGGCCGCGGTGCTTCAGCACATCCGCTTCTTTTAGACTAGACATGAAATGTGCCTCCACGATATCCCTGAAACGTTAATTCTGACAGTCATTTAACCGTATGTTACGTTGATAAAAACATCCTACTTATTTGGACACCGAAATAGAACATCCTCTGGAAACTTGGAAAAATGAACTGTGATGTGCCAGGGTAAAATGGCTTCACTACCGACTAGAAGATCAAAGAGCACTCCTGTAACACcataaaaacaaacaagttaACAATGAAGAAAAGTTTTCACTCTTTTAAAAATAACCACCTATCGGGTAGTGCCACTTAAGTGGAGTTCCGTTGCTATCGAGCCACATCTCCCCGTCCTGTAACTCATTGgatacaaatttcaaaaaatgtttccgCACCTGCAATTACCATGCCAGTATTAATTCTCCACCAACCTGCCTAACGGAAGCATACCCACCTTATCGGTCACCAGCGGAAAATAGCTAAGTCTGGGAATAAGCAGAAAAAACTCATCGGGCGCGACATCCGTCTCATCTGGTGACAATTGAAGGTGGATTGGTATTTTGCCCTCCCAGATTTCTCGCAAAATTTCCCTATCGTTAGCCATTGTGTCCAATTATTCAGCCTGCGGTGCTCCACCGAGTAGCAAATGTAAGCCCCCGGGGTTTTAGAAGCAAGATCACCAAAATACGCTATTTCAAAACAACCGGCTCGTACCAGACACTAAACACAATTCGTTTGTCACTAGTTTTGAATGGTATTTCGTTATCGAACGAAGAAAACACTTGTTAATTTTTCCTGATTTGCTTTCCTCGCTGTATCAGTcaaacatttgtttttgttttgtggtTTGGTCCGTCTGGAAGGCGAGAGACAGCCGCCCGATGATGAGATTGCGTGCGCACACGAAACGTCAAAACGATCGACGAGGAAACAACACACTGCACTGAACGAAAATATTGCAAATGTTGAGAAGGAAAATTACAGCGAGTAATCACAGGTATTACATCGCAAAAACTCTGTGTTGAATTTGAAtcaataaaatgttttattgTTAATCAATTCAACGATTATTGTTTGTTTTAATCAAAGGAACGATTatttcaatatgaatattttttaaaacaaaacaacgaCATAGTTTGAAACAATTCCAAAACGCTACATTCGTTTTAATCAAAATGGTTGGTTAGTTTCCATCGTGCTTTATTGTTTCTGCTAATCATTCTTTAGCGGGCACTATCTAATCAGTTCTGTCCTGTCAACCTACATCCATCATCTCAAAGTAAAAATCCAGATAGTGGTATTTTACTTGGTGTTTAATTGATGCCGTTCATGCATTTAAGTTCGCatataattataatttattatttactagcaattctcgctgaaactaggccactaggtgcacaaggtctttcaaatttgatataaatgcacatagttattagaaatagaaaaaaataataatgccatttttgtttgatcgaatttgttgaccccttggtaaccaaggggcgaaacagttttcagaaaagttgaaattttagcgcttcttgatgtattatttgagctacaGTCGTCGTTtgctaactgcaacatgtttacattgcagttatcgaatgccgttcgataattGCAATCAGTCTTGTCCACTTactcatctttgtgcatttTTCAACACATAAATTGCTTCACATCAGTTTGTTAGTAGGCATTGTGATGAGCAAATAAAAAAGCACAACGTTCTTGAGCGGTGCCTTTGCGCGTAGAGAGTGTGAAATATAACTACACATATGAGTAGGCGAGCCAAAGCTGCGTGCTGTTGAGAAAATTAACTGTGTCTGGGCTAAATTTATCATAGACCTGCACCGTGATAGTAAAAAAACTCAGTGAGCATACAACAGTGAGCATAGCGCAGAGCCTTACGTAGACGCTACAGACCAGGTTATTAAGGAAACAGCCAGGAAAGTTTTCAACCAGCTAAAGTTTTCATCATAGTGCCCTTATCAATGAGCAATACATGTGCGCTATCTATATTTTATCAGTTGTaatcgagaaagtctctctgcgAAAGCGTTATGCGCTTGCTCTTCACAATGcaagctttctgatgttgcgtGTTTGGCTTTCTTTACACAGTGTGCATTTGCTTCCAGCGCacgaaaaaataatcaactcatccgtttttttcaacatgcttctgtgttctgtgcaaattatatgagcctctttgttacacacgatgagtatgccaagactgACTGCAACGCTTGACACAtaccaaaatttagaggggggtccgtcactaccatttttgttttcaatgatgtcgaaatgtattttttaatggaatagtggcaaaaaatagcagaaaactaaaatagccaagctttttgattaatcaatttgatagtcatatttccgcatcataatttattgcgttttagtaactactttacataaccaatatgaaggcgaagataaagttcatcactacagaagaCAGTGGCGTAGCGTTACCGGGTGAtacccggggcggaaaatttgggtgtTCCCCCTTTCCCTAgggtgtcacccccaccaggttgcagtgaaatcattttgttatcTAGAACTGTAAGGGTTCGCAcgtttgttttcaattgcactcaATCTACCCATTTTTGGATAAGATTATACTCTTaggagcaaatttatataattttcgagggtCCCTCTACCTAATTGATAATTAATCTTACGGATGTCACccttttgaaggtgacacgtatTAAAAAATTTCCTATGGGTGTCACCTCCTAGACCTAGAGTCCTAGAGGCGGACCGCCCCCGCCGcccccaccacgctacgccagtgacAGAAGACCATATTACCAGACGTTCCtgaactagtgatgggaaatatcgcccagaacggacatcgataacaatcgataattccgggacttttatcgataagtatcgataatttgacagctaacgtttgcgtgaaaaaaattttttcagatgatgaaaaaaaactatttcagatggcgatgaaaaacaaactatgacagataattgagttggataaatttcccatggaaggttgtcatgttagcttcctcacaaaaaatatta encodes:
- the LOC129725397 gene encoding autophagy protein 5: MANDREILREIWEGKIPIHLQLSPDETDVAPDEFFLLIPRLSYFPLVTDKVRKHFLKFVSNELQDGEMWLDSNGTPLKWHYPIGVLFDLLVGSEAILPWHITVHFSKFPEDVLFRCPNKDIVEAHFMSSLKEADVLKHRGQVVSAMQKKDHNQLWLGLVNDKFDQFWAVNRRLMEPIPDQDGFKHIPVRCYAEDGSYQQKLVAPSTETGQKRTLQDLLEDFSTPVRKAVEARTHGVTVPENTPLQWLSEHLSYPDNFLHLCLIIA